Genomic segment of Gigantopelta aegis isolate Gae_Host chromosome 10, Gae_host_genome, whole genome shotgun sequence:
ATTtggatgttttaaagggacattcctgagtttgctgcattgtaagatgtttccgaaaaataaaatatttctatgattaaacttacatattaaatatattttcttgtttagaatatcagtgtctgtatattcaatgtgtttctggtcgtcttaatttttgtaaaaagtccaaactggattttgtcttcaaataatttcgtacgtacgaaaaaatatattttaggaaataaaatgaaatttaacctggtacaaatagtagaacgatcagaaacacgtttaatatacagccactaatattttatgcagaaaaactatatttgatatgtaattacaatcgttacaaagTCTCTGTTACTCTATagcatcttaaaacttgcagcaaactcaggaatgtcgctttaaactaaaaatgtttttgcacTGATTTTTAGGGtggagtttgtgtgtgtgtgtgtgtgtgtgtgtgtgtgtgtgtgtgtgtgtgtgtgtgtgtgtacatacgtACGCTCGTGTGTgtttatatgacaatattactgtgatcattttcaaaaattaataaacactatatatataacaccaatatttaaaaaaactggcttttattttattattttgagtgtttttggaactattcttcTGTGGATACTGTTATGTGTGCAGCGggaacgtaaatatacttttaaaatcgttaaagattgacaatgggtaataaagagaataaccaactcactacaagaaattacgaattatctgtccctcgtgaattaatgtaaaacattcattcactcgggacagataatccgtaattcctcatagctcgttagttattctctaaatctGTTACATTTTTGGCCATAGGATGAATGGAGAAAAAATATGAATGGCCgcttgataccatttatcttctGTTTCTtagacatttttgaaaaaagtcTTTCTCGGAGAAATGTGACACACGGAATTGCCTGTATGCAAACTGGCAAATCTTCCAATGACCAGTTTCATTCAGCATCGCCCTCGTTCTAGTATTCCCAAATCAGCATCACGTCATGAATACCATATCTTGTACATACGTATCATTACGTCAACGCTCTATCACTGTCTTATGGACCAACTGAAGTTGCAGCAGGTACACACACACGTCTATTATCAGACAAGCCGCGATAGTCTACGAGCCAACATGTGATATCCCAAGCAGTTAAACCACATATTCTCCCAGCTTTCGGACAGCATGTCAAGACTGGTGTAGTCGTTACACATGCCAAAAATTTGCTGAATAGTGGAAGACAATATACACGCAAAAAAACTTGCAGCGGAAGACGTCACATGCGCTAAACACTTCATGACACAGAAGAGTTTAGGTGTGCCCCGAAATTCAACTACGCCATAATCCGTTTCTATCGTCCAGGTGCGAGATTTGTATATGCCAAGGTCAAACAgggtcaatatatatatattttataatccCACTgctccctttcctttctctcctttgaattccgtcTCATTTCTACATGTAGTGTATCCAGAATTTATATCACAGATAACCATGACAAAAAGGGATTCCTGAcataatttgacatttttagtGATGTATTTTGTCTCGAAGATATTTTAGCAATATCACATGTTCCTGTCTGTATGTTGATTGTATGCGTTTGTCTGCGTGAATCTTTGTATTAATGCCTTGCTTTTTCCGCCTGtcaaatacataaaatacacgTTTTACATACATGGAAATGGAAAATCTTGGGCTTCAACACATGTCCTACCAAtaccaattgggacatcttggtcaGTTGGGACATTTGTGGGCTTCAGCACATGTCCTACCAATACCTAAATTCATGTCTATTGTGTGCATTtattgtgtgcgtgcgtgtcacTTACAGCTGTCAAAACGTCTGAAATATGCAATCTAAGATATacaatgttaaagggacagaccctagtttcaacctgtgaaaattaacactaagtttaattaatctacaaacgtgtaacacatttggataaagttacaactgagtgaaatagaagtctgtgactttgaaatggtgaaataccctctaaaaatagactaaaactcgactccatatctgttacttctcagacgcacgtgcgttttaaaaaatatgagaaatgtattttgtgatattaaaaacaccagggtgaccaaaaacacttcggttgtacggaaatggataatctaaacaataaactttaagtaaagtatgatttcagttatcaaaaagggctctaatagtcaaaactatgtcttagtgtttataactagggtatgtccctttaattgtttgcataatattaatgtacTACAATACAGTAATCACATAGTATGGAATTACACTTCTGGGTAAACGTTAAGCTGTACTATCAACTCCGTTATGATTTTTAAAGTCTCCCATTTCAATGTTATATAAGACGGCACTCCGAATTGGTTTTACTACACTGgcttttccaagttaaaaataaacccatttattttgaaaagtccATTTCGATCCGTTTCTGTCTGTTTCGGTCCCGTTTCGGTCCCATATCGGTCCGTTTAGTCCCTTTCGGTGTTTCGTCGGTCCATTTTGGTCCCTTTCGGTGTTTCGTCTGTCCATTTCGGTCTTTCGTCGGACCCCGTAAAACcctatgatctgacctgacTTGTGATAAAAATAGTTACACGTCAAGATAAAAAAAGAAGCTCACGTTTAAGCAGGCAATGATCTGCTGAAAAAGAGCAAGGAATCTCATTCCGTGTCATTTTCACTTGAACACAGCAATTCCTCGAGGTAGGTTTcccatttatatcatttataagaTACACAATGCACTAGTGGAtccggggggtggggtgggggggtgggggggggggggtcaaggaGTCCGGACCCCCtttttgaaaaccgaccataaccATTAAGGGGATACGTgattaatattaactgttttgtgtaaaaggagagatcagtcatcacatttggacccctccccccccccccccccccccccgcccaactttcagaaatcctgcatccgtgcctgcaatgtaatacataatgataaaatatttaaaacttagGCCTACTAAAGGGTTCATCTTGTATGATGATGTACAGATAATCAGACAGTCACGAGTAGTGTAATGCTCCGAAAGACCACGttagaaatatatatcatacaaaTTGGTACATAGATTTTCTAGAATTAACTAGAATGCTTCAAAGGTAAAAATacatcgatatatatatatttgtgtgtgtgtgtgtgggggtgcaGTAAAGATgtgttattcatttattcattctgttTTCATTCATGcactaattcattcatttctattttatatatatatattttgtgtgtgtatatgattgttgtgtttatttcatACCTATATATCACCTAGAATATAAGGCAGAAGTAAGACCAGAACACTGATTAAATCGCCATTAAGTCGTAAATATGTAGCTAGGGTAAATTTCAAATGATgaacatttgtatttaattttcgAACTTCTACCTGATTAGAATTCAAACATGATGCCCTGGACACACGTATCAGTTATTTGGACTGCGCATACAGAACAGAGGATTACtagttaggtctcactacatagAACatttccgggtgagagttcattcacggtccactatagttcctaattgtgacacaagttatggttcacatattcacttctaggaaatggtgaagaattaaaacaatatgtatgtttcatggtaagccttctggctgtattttgtccatgctattttgtaatattgtgcattgacctttgtttattatatttagtaTCGAGTACTGGTTTTCCCAGTTGTTATTTTGGTTGAATGGGTAGCTTCATATGAAAAGGTTTATATATGCCGCTTACTTTGGACTATTCATACTAGTATAAACAAcaatttatatctatatattagaTCTACTTACAAGATACGCAGTCTCGGTCagaagaataaaatattttaaaacttactaAGGGATTCACGTTGTTTCAATATGATGTGaaggtaattaattaattaatcttctttctttctttctttctttaattaatttattattgcgtatttgtttgtatatattatttacaagatatttacgcaatatgtttattatatttagtaTCGAGTACTGGTTTTCCCAGTTGTTATTTTGGTTGAATGGGTAGCTTCATATGAAAAGgtttatatatgttacagtcaatgtgtAAAACCAGGCAATCTGTAGAATGCCTGAAAATTTCAGGCAGTCTGTAAAATAACTGATTCACTCAGGCAATCTGTATATTTCctaaatatttcaggcaatatacACATTGTCTGACTTTTCAAGGTAATTTCTAGACGCATTGCCTGAAATGAAAGATCCACCATTCATTGACAGCACCGGAAGCTAGGGGTTATGACgcttaggcgtaggcggtttcggccgTAGGGTGAGTTAGGTATGTCCGGAGGgctgccgccccccccccccccccaaggttaCCGATATGAATGCCGCCCCTCTCTTCAGCTACTAAATAACTCCTGTGATGGGAGCCCTAACCTTCCCTACCAACCTCCCCTTCATCACCCAGCAAGGGCTAAAGTTAAaagtatttatgtttatatttagatAGCCCGATCTAAAATGCACCTAAATTATAAGTAGAATGAAGTAGACACAATTTATAGTTTTAGGATTGCGCACAAATTGTTAATAGCCCCGAGTGAGAGTTCattcacggtccactatagttcctaattgtgacacatgttatggttcacatattcactgctaggaaatggtgaagaattaaaacaatatgtatgtttaattttaagccttctggctgtattttgcccatgctattttgtaatattgtgcattaaccttttgggacatgggtgtatagcgcaagagacagcgggagtgaatcggttaataaatcacctgttcggaccggtactacagccagatgcggtcatatagcaaaaaaatgagacggaaatgttctcaattttggagtgaaaataaatgcttatataatgtatgttcgcaatggtgtatgttgttagtaccAACGAgaatttgaagttgggcaatttaacgtgggtttcaatgacagatgacatctgtagtgagaccttacatATATTTAGTATCGAATGCTTGGTATTTCCAATAGTATATTTACCTTGAATAGGTAGCTTTCTATTTAATGCTATATGAATACAGGTTACAGCTGAAATGTCCAGAATGTAGgtcaggatgtagcccaatggtaaagcgttcgtccgatgcgcggtcggtctgggatcgatccccatcggtggtcccattgggctatttctcgttcttgccagtgtaccacgactggtatatcaaaggtcgtggtatgtgctatccagtcggtgggatgatgcatataaaatatcctttgttactaatgaaaacatttgtaGCCAGTTTATTCTATAagcctatatgtcaaaattaccaaatgttagacatccaatagccgatgattaataaatcaatgtgctctagtggtgtcgttaaacaaaacaatttgtttttatataagcCACAGTGCTGTCTATTTTCGTCGTGCTTATATATTTGACTGGATGGTATGGCTATGGCGACTGGGATCATCGACTGGGAGCTACTCGTCGTATCACTTTAAATCAACGGCACACGTATGTGTACACGTGCTATTGGTGCGAATTACACAGtttaatattcaatgttttcaccaacggGAGTGTAACAATGGGATCGGGTTCTTGCTTTTGTATTTGGGTAAAATTAGACAATGTTGAATGTTAAATAGTAGATAGCTGTAGACGTTTAGCACATATTTACGCAATATGCTTACTGGTATTATGTTTAGTATCGAATGATGGTTATTCCCAGTTGTTATTGTGGTTGAATGGATAGCTTCATAATGTGAAAAGGTTTATATATACCACTTACTTTGGACTGTTCATAATAgtatagatctacatgtatatattatttaaaagatatttacgcaatatgtttattatatttagtaTCGAGTACTGGTTTTTCCCAGTTGTTATTTTGGTTAAATGATTAGCTTCATATGAAAAGGTTTATATATACCGCTTGCTTTGGACTATTCATACAAGTATAAACAACATTGCAATGAGGTAGGTTTcaaatttatatctatatattagaTCTACTTACAAGATACACAGTATCAGTCAGAACAATAAACTACTAAGTATTTTAAAACTTACTAAGGAATTCACGTTGTTTCAATATGATGTGAAGGTAATTAATATTAAtctaattttctttctttctttatttatttatttaattaatttattattgcgTATTTGTTTGATTATGtgcgtatttatttattactattgtatataactaCATACGCCAAGCGTGAGGCTGGAACGCTAAGTaaatcattcttttcatttgtcgTAAGTTGTAAATGAGTTCCCATGTGTATTTACTTGAAATGCTCATAttgactggatgcggcgcgtgggTGCGGTTTGACTATTGTGTCTGATGAGTCTGCagcttgcgttttgggcatatacaccatacacgattatttcattgctgttGGCCGCACGCGTTTTGTAGACGCACGCATCGCACGCTTCCAATCTAGTCGCTCTCATTAAAACTATtcgtattttgaagaaaaaaaacaattccagACCGCACTTACGCGCCTATTCGTATTACGATgattggtgtgtgtttttttccgGACCGCACTCACGCGCAGCaaccagtctatatgagccttaaaCGTCATTAAAATAGTTCCACATCACTCGTAAAAAGAGCTCCGATTTATGACATGACGTAgactacaggtagtactaaaccaaataacttccagctgggtcaaagttcgactTGCACCGAACTTTTGTTAGAGAAGTTAGCACCACAAGTCcagtgattggtgataaatgtgactgtGTTTGTTCCATCTGGGCAaataatgtatgcaattttatttcatcttttaccactgtgtcaaatagctGAAACATATATGGGTACGTGTAAACAAAAAAGTACGCAAAAGTTTGTGCGGAACTATgttagtcatagacgctacccgttatctctgaaatgaacaGCATGACCCccatttttctgattcactttaagggtgaggggtggtagtatttatatccgtggtttTATGTTaactgatacgctgcaggtaagGAGtattagccacatgttactattgtcgtctatggaatttgatttggtagtatacaccctacagctATAGACTGGGAAAGGCAACAATCTTCACACTTGACAATGAGGTTTTCATCTACTAGAAAAAGCTGCAGATTCCCCGGTAAATGTGATAGTATATAGACGTGGGATGTACGATATTaatttgtgtgtatttatttttgctaaacagttttaaaatgtgtttcagaTGGATGCTCATCCACTTCGTGTATTGCTCATTGTTCTTATCGCTGTCAAGTCTTCGGAATCAATACAaggtttgttgttttctttagttttaagagagagagagagagagagagagagagagagagagagagagagagagagagagagagagagagagagagagagagagagagagagagagagagagagagagagagagagagagagagcgcgcgtaacgtaaacaataacaataaggTTCGCGCCAAACGTCTTGGCACCCTAATACAAGGAATTAAAAACTTTCTGACTGTATGGTGAAGATTTCTGTTTCATTTTACAGAAAAGCCCAGGACTAAAAGAGCTATCGTGACGGCTGGTATCGCGCTTGGATGTTCCACGTTCGTTGCGATTAAGGGATGCTCCAATGTTCTTGACAAGTGCCCCCCTATCTGCGACGTCCTGGAAACCATTTGCAGTGTGTCTGGTAAACTGAGCGAACTGACAGAAATCTGCAAGCCAGGGAACATTGCGGCGATAGAGAGTCTGATTCAGGGAGACGTGTTCAGCATCGTCGGCACAAGTGAGGAAGATGCCAGACGAGCGTTGGAATCTCTGGGAAATGAtacaaaaaactttttttttaatcttgtggatgcagtgaaaaaaaaaggcGAAGAGGCCGTAAATGAGGCGAAGAAGACTGGTGAGGCGGCGGTGAACACGATAAAGAAATCAAGCGAAGAGGCTGCTGGTAGGGTAAGGAAAACAGGCGAAGAGGCACTTAatcagttaaataaaacaatcgaAGAAGCTATTGGTAAGCTAAAAAAGGCGGGCGAAGATGCAGTTGATAAGCTAAACAAAGAAATTGACGAAGCTGTTGATAAAGTAAAGCAAACGGGCGAAGAGGCAGTCGATTCGGCAAAGAAGGCAGGAGAACAGGTTGTTTCTACGCTAAAAAATACAGGGGAAGAGACTGTTGCTGAAATGAAAAAGAGAATTAAAGAGGTTTTTGATACGGTAAAGAAACCATTTGAAAATGCTGCTGATACGGTAAAGAACACAGGCAAAGAGGCCATTGATACAATACAAAAAACAGGCGAAGAGGCCTTGGATGAACTGAAGAGTGCCTTCAGTAGTTCAGCCCCGGCACAATTCACAAAAACTCTTGTTATTCTTTTGCCCATTATCATAGCACTTGGCATTGCTTACTAAATTAAACAATGACGACAATGATACTGCAGATTATGGATAACAGTTGGTAAATTGGCAACTGACTGTAGGTAGCAGTACATCTAATAGTATCTCATGGGTCAAAGTTCTAAGTACGCTCAACGTTTACTTGCACAATTAACGTTAACAATCTTGCCATTAGTAACAAATGTGACAATGACAATGACTTTATTGTCATAAACTGTAAGATTACAGTGTTATGTAGAAAAGAAtgaaatacacacatatacacaacgTACACAGGGTTGAACATTAGAAATCGGCGGTCGCCCGTGACGATCTTTATTGGCTAAATGCGACtgagaattttacaaaggtagtccgttgggcgaccatcgattttacgGTCTGGCATGAatggtactagttaaaaaagaaacacactgactGATACTGAATGAaatatgacaaaacacactatatactacatatctggcagcagaagacatagaacatgttctatattttgacagcgccaacataataaataaagatcacaatcatataaaaacatattaatgtattacgttttaaacccataccgtctcaaataacattttattgggggtaaaagtgcagtgtaaattaaaacaaaaattctttacaaaataccatcaaactgcataggttaactctTTTTCTCcctcatacatgttttaaggcaattgatggaacatttaaggtaatctgaatgacacaacagtaattaatacatgatcagggccgtatctctgcacaaagcagagtcgaatgggcttttggcaaaatagtggatgattccttggatctctatctagtgcctagTCTATAGGAGAATAACCACTCCCGAGCAAATCATTTGCTGGGgatttcacccctcttgcatcgccacaaagttgattccatccctcttgcatcgtcacagaggactgccactcccagactagtttactaaagcacgcgcagttctacctttagtctctttgtactgcattatatttttaaaaatgagatttaatatgtttaatttaatagtactttgtaaagaaacatgtttatttctACTGGATttacttttcaaatattttttttgagtcggtatgggtttaaaacttaataacatgtttttatatgaatcttaactttattcattattaagTTAAATGCCAATTCATCGATTTTCTTTAACGCAAACGGTGAgaacatggttattattcaacaaaaaacaccctagttttgattttggctgtgcagttaaattccaatgtgataattggagggctagttgaatttgagaagggtcAGTACGATTTTTCTttaactggccctgctggcgaccatggtttttaTATTAAGTTTCAACcctgtgtatatacatatcaaAGCTGTACATGACGGTGTTTGTTGTCCAAAAGTGTTATTTCATCTGGTCAGCAAAttcctataatttaatttgaactagtgtaaGTGTACCAGCTACTATTGTGCGGGGTCCTACTGAAATAAGATGACAATTTGTATACGTCACTGGGGTAGACACAGTCGGAATCGGACGTAGAAAGTTAAATGGACataccccagtttttaaacactaacgcacattttattttactattataaccgtttttgataacttaaatcatactttacttagattttattgtttagattatcaatttccgtacattcgacaTTGGTCATCCTGgcgtttttaatattacaaaattcattctcatattttttgaaaaacgcacgtgcgtctgagaagtaacagttgtggagtcgagttttagtctatttttagagggtattttaccattttaaagtcacagacttatgtttcactcaattgtaactttatccaatagattaactaaacttagtgctaatttccacgggttgaaactagggtatgtccctttaatatgcgTCTTGCACTAGGGAAGTCAAGGGCGCATGACTTATGTCTAAAACGAGCAGCTTAACCCCTcaatattttctgatttactttaagggtgagggtggtagtatttatatacatggTGTATATAATGATTCAAACGCTGCATAtagcagttttagccacatatgttgcTATTGTGGTCTGTGTGACTTTATTTGGTGGTATTAACCCTATACAAATAATGGAGATTATCTTTAAATTGAAgtcatgttattaaaatatgtatcgCGTTTGCTCAGTTTTTAAAgtctatttagttatttttaactgaaactatatttttaaaaatattaatattttagcaGCTGGGAAGGGCGTAGTCTTTTTTACATATGCATAATTCTGTCGtccattttacatatatatctatatgtatacatacattataatattatgtagtagaagacgatcatcgcttttttttttacattcttgTGTCCGAAGATATTAAATACTATATTTTAGTCGTCTTTTAtacaattctttatttttatttttggattgaCACATACTGACtaatatattacaaaacaacaggatttatttatcatacagACACCGCTATAGGCTATTAGTCTTAAACCCACTGTAAATGTTGCTTGGCCGACATCTATCAATATTAACAAACTCGTACAACTCGTGTACGAAATAGTGTGTCGACAGACTTGACGGCTACATGTTCATGCAATACGCACTAGGTATACAATATATTCGGTAGACTTGCTAAACTAATAAATGTGGGAGGACTGGagatgtttcttcttcttcttcttcttttactttttttgttaatGCAAAATGTATGATTTATTTCGAACGATTTTAAAAACCAGAGTCAACATTTTTATGTTGGAATTTACGTCCAAAAATGCATTAAATCCCTCATACCAAACGAATTTAAACCAGCGATTAATAAAGATGTTTTGgtgttcattttaatttaaattggaAAACGTTTTTCTCTTGTTTTAACTACTAGTgttatatgttatgttttatttttgtgtgttctAACATTGGCGTCGGAGGATGCGACAACTGGGAGGGGGGACTTGAGGGGCCAGTCATTAAATGTGAggtcatataattatatatattatattatgagtTACATTTTGTTCAAATCTATATTTAGATTGCCTTTCAatctggggtgggtggggtgtgaCGCCTCCAGATtcagagatgggggggggggggggggggggggggctggtacCTCCTGCTTCAGAGTTctttcaaaacgtatctaacgagcaaaagcttccgacgcctatgtcTATATTTTGTACAGTAAACCTAGCAGGACATTTGTATTAGTAACTTGTGGTACATGCTTGGTTTATCTAATTATTTTGTTCTCTTGGATagcttttaattaatattattaacactGGCTTGAtagaattaatacttatttttaaaggcatatcGATATCCTTACGATAAATGTCTTTTAGAAATAGAAAAGTTTATATTACATTTGTTACAACATAAATATCTCTTGAGAATTCTTTGCAAACTTGGTTTATCacataaactacatgtacaaaaaaGCAGATATAATAATCCAGTTATAGATAAAAATTAATCTGTACGTACAAAGTGTAACCTCAATCATGTtgaggatgaatatcatttgtTTTTAGTATGTCCATATTATAGCTTAagcaggaaatattttatatcagaatatttgataataaatccttctagaattttttttatttaataatttgaaaCCAAAATGTATTTAGCGTGTCAAAGGAAAAGCCTTGTTTCTGTAGAGAAATCTGTCAGTTTAAATTGAATATGTATTGTTCACATAGCGTActaatagtttttgtttttaaacgtgGTTATCTTGGTTACGTGGCCTCAGTAACTGAATAAATCtcttgtataattattatagttttaGTGGATATTGTGTTACTTGTATAAAGATACCCtttctataaatatatacatgttcgTAAACAGTTATTGGAAGGTATAATACAGTTTGGGCTATTGTGTGTAATGGGCGCTAGATCCCGGAGCGTTTAGTGATCtagtttatatttgttttaataaaatgtattaacttgTGTATTCTTTCTTCACTcgattttattgtatattatattgtaagtGGTGTAGTGctatagttttaaattaaaaaaatttgttaCAGTTTTATGATTTAGTTTTGATTTTATGTTCTTTACACTAGTTACAGAATAGTAATAGTGAGGTATCTCGTCCAGTATATAAATTACTAGATCTATTTtctcaaatatttaaaatatataaaaacactgctacaaaataaacattacaatattCAGAATGCAATACTAGACAACATTCAATCAACTGATTCTGCCTAACCACAGCCATTGTTGAAGAAAATACTAATTTCTCATGCTAACTTACAAACAAAATTACCGCCAATTTGAAACATGGACGCCCATGtgttttttctgttgttgttcaACGActccattagagcacactgatttattaaacatcggctattgaatgtcaaacatttggtatctttttatatgcaccatcccacagacatgatagcacataccacggcctttgatataccagctgtggtgtactggctggaacgagattaaACAAGTAGGATTACCAACTTCAGTTTTCCCCCAAGTCTCGATTATCATTCGGTCGttacatatttacatttaatattatacgCAATGTTGACAAAAATGTGTCTTAGTCTTCACATtcttgtaatacatgtatatttttcattttaatgtccactttaaaaataatgatttgCACATTGTCAGTTAATAATACTGCTTGTTTTCTCCGTTGTAGCACAATCTCACATTATATGTATAAACGTAAACGTACGAGACGGGgtcagggtgtgtgtgt
This window contains:
- the LOC121384195 gene encoding uncharacterized protein LOC121384195; the encoded protein is MDAHPLRVLLIVLIAVKSSESIQEKPRTKRAIVTAGIALGCSTFVAIKGCSNVLDKCPPICDVLETICSVSGKLSELTEICKPGNIAAIESLIQGDVFSIVGTSEEDARRALESLGNDTKNFFFNLVDAVKKKGEEAVNEAKKTGEAAVNTIKKSSEEAAGRVRKTGEEALNQLNKTIEEAIGKLKKAGEDAVDKLNKEIDEAVDKVKQTGEEAVDSAKKAGEQVVSTLKNTGEETVAEMKKRIKEVFDTVKKPFENAADTVKNTGKEAIDTIQKTGEEALDELKSAFSSSAPAQFTKTLVILLPIIIALGIAY